The Kaustia mangrovi genome has a segment encoding these proteins:
- a CDS encoding extracellular solute-binding protein yields MAKTAATLRHMRLAAMAALAVAAAALAPQPAAQAEPRHAIAMHGTPKYGPGFSHFDYVNPDAPRGGTLRLAVTGSFDSLNPFIVRGVPARDLRSYVFESLMTRSRDEPFTLYGLIAQSIDVPDDRSRATFTLNPKARFSDGTPVTVDDVVFSLKALREHGQPNLRQYYGKVVRIERPGGRRVTFVFQDGEDRELPLILGLMPILPRHRYDDGRLALTSLEPPVGSGPYVVADVEAGSALTYRRDPDYWGRDLPVNRGRYNFAEIRYSYFRDSATDFEAFKKGLYDIREETDPTRWATGYDFPAVRSGEVVRETFRTGLPAPFYGLVFNTRRALFADVRVREALVGLLDFTWLNATLYHGLYERTESYFPGSELSSFARPASEAERTLLQPFPDAVPDAFLSGRYRLPEGAASGRDRKARKAALSLLAEAGWTVRDGRLTNAETGAPFRFGILTLTHEQERLALTYARMLRRIGIEATIRQADSSQFQSRLDAYDYDMVPNRWYNSLSPGNEQAFYWGSAGRDTPGTRNYMGADEPAIDAMIGAILAARTRGELVTATRALDRVLRAGFYAVPLFHAPAQWVARRKRLAHPDTTPLYGYQLDTWWIGTEDGSR; encoded by the coding sequence ATGGCCAAGACTGCCGCCACGCTTCGCCACATGCGCCTCGCCGCCATGGCGGCGCTCGCAGTGGCGGCCGCGGCCCTGGCACCCCAGCCCGCCGCACAGGCCGAGCCGCGCCATGCCATCGCCATGCACGGCACCCCGAAATACGGGCCGGGTTTCTCCCACTTCGACTATGTGAACCCGGACGCGCCTCGGGGCGGCACGCTGCGGCTCGCCGTCACCGGCAGCTTCGACAGCCTGAACCCGTTCATCGTTCGCGGCGTGCCGGCGCGCGACCTGCGCAGCTACGTCTTCGAGAGCCTCATGACGCGCAGCCGCGACGAGCCCTTCACGCTCTACGGGCTGATCGCGCAGAGCATCGACGTGCCGGACGACCGCTCGCGCGCGACCTTCACGCTGAACCCGAAGGCACGCTTCTCCGACGGCACGCCGGTGACTGTCGACGATGTGGTGTTCTCGCTGAAGGCGCTGCGCGAGCACGGTCAGCCGAACCTCCGCCAGTATTACGGGAAGGTGGTGCGCATAGAGCGCCCGGGCGGGCGGCGCGTGACCTTCGTCTTCCAGGACGGGGAGGATCGCGAGCTGCCGCTCATACTGGGCCTCATGCCGATCCTGCCGCGCCACCGCTACGACGATGGCCGGCTCGCGTTGACGAGCCTCGAGCCGCCGGTGGGCAGCGGGCCCTATGTGGTGGCCGATGTGGAGGCGGGCTCTGCCCTCACCTATCGCCGCGATCCCGACTATTGGGGCCGCGACTTGCCCGTCAATCGCGGGCGCTACAATTTCGCGGAAATCCGCTACAGCTATTTCCGCGACAGCGCGACCGACTTCGAGGCCTTCAAGAAAGGCCTCTACGACATTCGCGAGGAAACCGATCCGACCCGCTGGGCGACCGGTTACGACTTCCCCGCCGTGCGCAGCGGCGAGGTGGTGCGCGAGACATTCCGGACCGGCCTGCCCGCCCCGTTCTACGGTCTCGTCTTCAATACGCGCCGGGCGCTCTTCGCCGATGTGCGCGTGCGCGAGGCACTGGTCGGCCTTCTCGACTTCACCTGGCTCAATGCGACGCTCTATCACGGGCTCTACGAGCGCACGGAAAGCTATTTCCCGGGCTCGGAGCTCTCCTCCTTCGCGCGCCCCGCGAGCGAGGCCGAGCGCACGCTTCTCCAGCCCTTTCCCGATGCCGTTCCGGACGCCTTCCTGTCGGGCCGCTACAGGCTGCCGGAAGGCGCCGCTTCCGGCCGCGACCGCAAGGCCCGCAAGGCGGCGCTGTCGCTGCTCGCCGAGGCCGGCTGGACGGTTCGCGACGGCCGGTTGACGAACGCGGAGACGGGCGCCCCGTTCCGCTTCGGGATCCTCACCCTCACGCACGAGCAGGAGCGGCTCGCCCTCACCTATGCCCGCATGCTCCGGCGCATCGGCATCGAGGCCACGATCCGGCAGGCCGATTCGAGCCAGTTTCAGAGCCGGCTCGACGCCTATGACTACGACATGGTGCCCAACCGGTGGTACAACTCGCTCTCGCCCGGCAACGAGCAGGCGTTCTACTGGGGGTCGGCGGGGCGCGACACGCCCGGTACGCGCAACTATATGGGCGCCGACGAGCCGGCCATCGACGCCATGATCGGCGCCATCCTGGCCGCCCGCACGCGCGGGGAGCTCGTCACCGCAACCAGGGCGCTCGACCGCGTGCTGCGCGCCGGCTTCTATGCCGTACCTTTGTTCCATGCCCCGGCCCAATGGGTCGCGCGCCGCAAGCGCCTCGCCCATCCCGACACGACGCCGCTCTACGGCTACCAGCTCGACACCTGGTGGATCGGCACGGAGGACGGGTCCCGCTAA
- the metH gene encoding methionine synthase has translation MTDLLSRNTDPVSEALKRLARERILVIDGAMGTQIQEFKLSEEDFRGSRFADHGKELKGNNDLLTLSQPDVIRKIHKSFLEAGADIVETNTFSSTRIAQADYAMEDLAYELNVEAARIAREACQEVMAREEGRQCFVAGALGPTNRTASISPDVTNPGYRAVTFDDLADAYGEAARGLIDGGADILLVETIFDTLNAKAAIYAIMSLYEERGIHRPVIISGTITDRSGRTLSGQTPTAFWHSVRHASPIAVGLNCALGAAEMRQHIDELSGVADTLVSAYPNAGLPNEFGGYDERPDQTAGMIAEFADSGLVNLVGGCCGTTPEHIAAIADAVKGKAPRKVVQPEPYMRLSGLEPFVVTPDVNFVNVGERTNVTGSARFRKLIKEGDYETALEVARDQVENGAQIIDVNMDEGMLDSQEAMTTFLNLVAAEPDISKVPVMVDSSKWSVIEAGLKCIQGKGVVNSISLKEGEEAFIAQARKVLAYGAAVVVMAFDEDGQADTVERKFEICKRSYEILTEKVGFPPEDIVFDPNIFAVATGIEEHNDYGIAFIEATKRIRKELPHAHISGGVSNLSFSFRGNNTVREAMHSAFLYHAIHAGMDMGIVNPAQITIYDDIPKELLEGVEDVILNRRDDATERLLDLAESYKSDGSQKEVKTLAWREEPVDARIAHALVNGIGDYVEEDVEEARLKADSPLEVIEGPLMDGMNVVGDLFGDGKMFLPQVVKSARVMKKAVAHLLPYMEQERKEKGLDKQGPAGRIVMATVKGDVHDIGKNIVGVVLQCNNYEVIDLGVMVPAAQILETAREKEADIIGLSGLITPSLDEMCHVAAEMEREGFDMPLLIGGATTSRIHTAVKVNPNYSRGQAIYVTDASRAVGVVQNLLSATAREGYVSDIRAEYERLAEGHARGREVKARASIADARANRTPVDWTEAPAPGFLGTRVFDDYPLADLVPYIDWTPFFSTWEMKGQYPQILQDERYGEAARDLFNDAQAMLKQIVEEKWLTARAVVGFWPANAVGDDIEVYADGERTEELATLHTLRQQMKRNNERANAALADFVAPKETGVPDYIGGFAVSAGFAEEDMAERFERANDDYSKILFQALSDRLAEAFAEAMHERVRKELWGYARDEALTSEDLISEKYQGIRPAPGYPAQPDHTEKRTLFRILDAEAKTGIKLTESCAMWPASSVSGLYFWRPESHYFGVGKIDRDQVEDYAARKGWPVEDVERWLAPILNYDPAAVESEAA, from the coding sequence ATGACCGACCTCCTCAGTCGCAACACCGATCCCGTGAGCGAGGCGCTGAAGCGTCTCGCCCGAGAGCGCATCCTCGTCATCGACGGTGCGATGGGCACGCAGATTCAGGAGTTCAAGCTTTCCGAAGAGGATTTCAGGGGCTCGCGCTTCGCCGATCACGGCAAGGAGCTGAAGGGTAACAACGACCTCCTCACGCTCAGCCAGCCGGACGTCATCCGCAAGATCCACAAGAGCTTCCTGGAGGCCGGCGCGGATATCGTGGAGACCAACACCTTCTCCTCCACCCGCATCGCGCAGGCCGACTATGCGATGGAGGATCTGGCCTACGAACTCAATGTCGAGGCCGCGCGGATTGCGCGTGAGGCCTGCCAGGAAGTGATGGCGCGCGAGGAGGGGCGGCAGTGCTTCGTCGCCGGCGCCCTTGGGCCGACCAACCGGACGGCCTCGATCTCGCCCGATGTCACCAATCCGGGCTACCGCGCGGTCACCTTCGACGACCTGGCGGACGCCTACGGAGAGGCGGCGCGCGGGCTCATCGACGGCGGCGCGGACATCCTGCTCGTCGAGACGATCTTCGACACGCTGAACGCCAAGGCCGCGATCTACGCCATCATGTCGCTCTACGAGGAGCGCGGCATCCACCGTCCGGTCATCATCTCCGGCACGATCACGGACCGCTCCGGGCGCACGCTCTCCGGCCAGACGCCGACGGCCTTCTGGCATTCGGTGCGCCATGCATCCCCGATCGCCGTTGGCCTCAACTGCGCGCTCGGCGCCGCCGAGATGCGCCAGCATATCGACGAGCTCTCCGGCGTCGCCGACACGCTGGTCTCCGCCTACCCCAATGCGGGGCTGCCCAACGAGTTCGGCGGCTATGACGAGCGCCCGGACCAGACGGCGGGCATGATCGCGGAGTTCGCCGATTCCGGGCTGGTCAATCTCGTCGGCGGCTGCTGCGGCACGACGCCGGAGCATATCGCCGCCATCGCCGACGCGGTGAAGGGCAAGGCGCCGCGCAAGGTGGTGCAGCCGGAGCCCTATATGCGCCTGTCGGGGCTCGAGCCCTTCGTGGTGACGCCGGACGTCAATTTCGTGAATGTCGGCGAGCGCACCAACGTCACCGGCTCCGCCCGCTTCCGCAAGCTCATCAAGGAAGGCGACTACGAGACGGCACTGGAGGTTGCGCGCGATCAGGTGGAGAACGGCGCCCAGATCATCGACGTCAATATGGACGAGGGGATGCTGGACTCCCAGGAGGCGATGACGACCTTCCTGAACCTCGTCGCCGCCGAGCCGGACATCTCCAAGGTGCCGGTCATGGTCGACTCGTCGAAATGGTCGGTCATCGAGGCGGGCCTCAAATGCATCCAGGGCAAGGGCGTGGTCAACTCGATCAGCCTGAAGGAAGGCGAGGAGGCCTTCATCGCCCAGGCCCGCAAGGTGCTCGCCTATGGCGCCGCCGTCGTCGTCATGGCCTTCGACGAGGACGGCCAGGCCGACACGGTGGAGCGCAAGTTCGAGATCTGCAAGCGCTCCTACGAGATCCTGACGGAGAAGGTCGGCTTCCCGCCGGAGGATATCGTCTTCGACCCGAACATCTTCGCGGTCGCCACCGGTATCGAGGAGCACAACGATTACGGCATCGCCTTCATCGAGGCGACGAAGCGGATCCGCAAGGAGCTGCCGCACGCCCATATCTCGGGCGGAGTGTCGAACCTCTCCTTCTCGTTCCGCGGCAACAACACGGTGCGCGAGGCGATGCATTCCGCCTTCCTCTACCATGCCATTCACGCCGGCATGGATATGGGCATCGTCAATCCGGCCCAGATCACCATCTACGACGATATCCCGAAGGAGCTGCTGGAGGGCGTGGAGGACGTTATCCTCAACCGCCGCGACGACGCGACGGAGCGCCTGCTCGACCTTGCGGAGAGCTACAAGAGCGACGGCAGCCAGAAGGAGGTGAAGACGCTCGCCTGGCGCGAGGAGCCGGTTGATGCGCGCATTGCCCATGCGCTGGTCAACGGCATCGGCGATTATGTCGAGGAGGATGTCGAGGAGGCCCGGCTGAAGGCGGACAGCCCGCTGGAGGTGATCGAGGGGCCGCTGATGGACGGCATGAACGTGGTCGGCGACCTGTTCGGCGACGGCAAGATGTTCCTGCCGCAGGTGGTGAAGTCCGCCCGCGTCATGAAGAAGGCCGTGGCCCATCTGCTTCCCTACATGGAGCAGGAACGCAAGGAGAAGGGCCTCGACAAGCAGGGCCCGGCGGGCCGCATCGTCATGGCGACCGTGAAGGGCGACGTGCACGATATCGGCAAGAACATCGTCGGCGTCGTGCTCCAGTGCAACAATTACGAGGTCATCGATCTCGGCGTCATGGTGCCGGCCGCCCAGATCCTGGAGACGGCGCGGGAGAAGGAGGCCGATATCATCGGGCTCTCCGGCCTCATCACGCCGTCGCTCGACGAGATGTGCCATGTGGCCGCCGAGATGGAGCGGGAAGGCTTCGACATGCCGCTGCTCATCGGCGGGGCGACCACCAGCCGGATCCACACCGCGGTCAAGGTCAATCCGAACTATTCCCGGGGCCAGGCGATCTACGTCACCGATGCGAGCCGCGCCGTCGGCGTCGTTCAGAACCTGCTTTCCGCGACCGCGCGCGAGGGTTATGTGAGCGACATCCGCGCGGAATACGAACGGCTCGCCGAAGGCCATGCCCGCGGGCGCGAGGTCAAGGCGCGCGCCAGCATCGCGGACGCCCGCGCCAACCGCACGCCGGTCGACTGGACCGAGGCCCCGGCACCGGGCTTCCTCGGCACCAGGGTCTTCGACGACTATCCGCTCGCCGATCTCGTCCCCTATATCGACTGGACGCCCTTCTTCTCCACTTGGGAGATGAAGGGGCAGTACCCCCAGATCCTGCAGGACGAGCGCTATGGCGAGGCGGCCCGCGATCTCTTCAACGACGCCCAGGCGATGCTCAAGCAGATCGTGGAGGAGAAGTGGCTCACCGCACGCGCCGTCGTCGGCTTCTGGCCGGCCAATGCGGTTGGCGACGATATCGAGGTCTATGCCGATGGCGAACGGACCGAGGAGCTCGCCACGCTGCATACGCTGCGCCAGCAGATGAAGCGCAACAATGAGCGCGCCAACGCCGCGCTCGCCGATTTCGTGGCGCCGAAGGAAACCGGCGTCCCCGACTATATCGGCGGGTTCGCAGTGTCCGCGGGCTTTGCGGAAGAGGACATGGCGGAGCGCTTCGAGCGCGCCAATGACGACTACTCCAAGATCCTGTTCCAGGCGCTCTCCGACCGGCTGGCGGAGGCCTTCGCGGAAGCCATGCACGAGCGCGTGCGCAAGGAGCTGTGGGGCTATGCCAGGGACGAGGCGCTCACCAGCGAGGATCTGATCTCGGAGAAGTATCAGGGCATCCGTCCCGCGCCCGGCTATCCGGCCCAGCCGGACCACACCGAGAAGCGCACGCTCTTCCGCATCCTCGATGCGGAGGCCAAGACCGGGATCAAGCTCACGGAGTCCTGTGCCATGTGGCCCGCATCCTCCGTGTCCGGTCTCTATTTCTGGCGCCCGGAAAGCCACTATTTCGGCGTCGGCAAGATCGACCGCGATCAGGTGGAGGACTATGCCGCGCGCAAGGGCTGGCCGGTGGAGGATGTGGAGCGCTGGCTCGCGCCAATCCTCAACTACGACCCGGCGGCGGTCGAGAGCGAGGCGGCCTGA
- a CDS encoding acyl-CoA synthetase yields the protein MTGYMADLPPARFNLARYCLDRQARAHGDRTALIVVNRIDETSEDVERWTFAAIDERIRRMAAGLAGAGLAPGERLFIRMGNSADYAFLFFAANAAGLVPIPASAMLSAEEVSRLIADSGASAIAWDGSLALPDLPSDVRLIDPQGIAALARCEPVDYADTAADDPAFLIYTSGTLGAPKGVLHAQRAVWGRRPMYRGWEGFEDGDVMLHAGAFNWTYTLGVGLFDPWANGLTAIVYTGERDIAVWPRIVARFGATIMAAVPTLYRQMLKYCDLTPAALAPLRHALTAGEALPATLLEHWHETTGRMLYEALGMSEISTYISSAPSVPVKPGAPGKPQPGRAVAILPVEGGEDPLPPGEAGLIAVHRSDPGLMLGYWNRPDEEALVYRGNWFVGGDVAHFDEDGYLWFEGRNDDLMNAFGYRVSPLEVESVLERHRDVAEVAVGEVSPRAGLSIVAAFVVARTDRFDPEDLMAFAAEHLAAYKTPRAVFAVKALPRNPNGKIRRKDLQRLVPSREDA from the coding sequence ATGACCGGATACATGGCGGACCTTCCGCCCGCACGCTTCAACCTTGCCCGCTATTGTCTCGACCGCCAGGCGCGCGCCCATGGCGACCGGACGGCGCTCATCGTCGTCAACCGCATCGACGAGACAAGCGAGGATGTCGAGCGCTGGACGTTCGCCGCCATCGACGAGCGCATCCGGCGCATGGCGGCGGGGCTCGCGGGGGCCGGGCTCGCGCCGGGCGAGCGGCTGTTCATCCGCATGGGCAACAGCGCCGACTACGCCTTCCTCTTCTTCGCGGCCAATGCGGCGGGCCTCGTGCCCATTCCGGCCTCCGCCATGCTGTCGGCGGAGGAGGTTTCCCGGCTCATCGCGGATTCCGGGGCATCGGCCATCGCCTGGGACGGTTCGCTCGCCCTGCCGGACCTGCCGTCGGACGTGCGGCTGATCGATCCGCAAGGGATCGCCGCGCTCGCACGCTGCGAGCCGGTGGACTATGCCGACACCGCCGCCGACGATCCCGCGTTCCTGATCTACACCTCCGGCACGCTCGGCGCGCCCAAGGGCGTGCTCCATGCCCAGCGCGCCGTCTGGGGCCGGCGGCCCATGTATCGGGGCTGGGAAGGTTTCGAAGACGGCGACGTCATGCTCCATGCCGGCGCCTTCAACTGGACCTACACGCTGGGTGTCGGCCTGTTCGACCCCTGGGCGAACGGGCTCACCGCGATCGTCTATACGGGCGAGCGCGACATCGCGGTCTGGCCGCGCATCGTCGCCCGCTTCGGCGCGACCATCATGGCCGCCGTGCCGACGCTCTACCGCCAGATGCTGAAATATTGCGACCTCACGCCGGCCGCCCTCGCCCCGCTGCGCCATGCGCTCACCGCCGGAGAGGCGCTTCCCGCGACGCTTCTCGAGCACTGGCACGAAACCACCGGCCGAATGCTCTACGAGGCGCTCGGCATGAGCGAGATCTCCACCTATATCTCCAGCGCACCTTCCGTGCCGGTGAAGCCCGGCGCGCCGGGCAAACCGCAGCCCGGGCGCGCGGTCGCCATCCTGCCCGTCGAGGGCGGCGAGGATCCGCTGCCGCCGGGCGAGGCGGGCCTGATCGCCGTCCACCGCTCCGATCCGGGCCTCATGCTCGGCTACTGGAACCGGCCGGACGAGGAAGCCCTCGTCTATCGCGGAAACTGGTTCGTCGGCGGCGATGTCGCGCATTTCGACGAGGATGGTTATCTGTGGTTCGAAGGCCGCAATGACGACCTCATGAACGCCTTCGGCTACCGCGTCTCGCCGCTCGAGGTCGAAAGCGTTCTGGAACGCCACCGCGACGTCGCGGAAGTGGCGGTCGGCGAGGTGAGTCCGCGGGCCGGCCTGTCCATCGTCGCCGCCTTCGTGGTGGCGCGCACGGACCGCTTCGACCCGGAGGACCTCATGGCCTTCGCCGCGGAGCATCTGGCGGCCTACAAGACCCCACGCGCGGTCTTCGCGGTCAAGGCCCTGCCGCGCAATCCGAACGGCAAGATCAGACGCAAGGACCTTCAGCGCCTTGTCCCGTCCCGCGAGGACGCATGA
- a CDS encoding DsbA family oxidoreductase → MTDSDTALTLDVVSDVMCPWCFIGKRRLETALAGRDPGAPAVEVHWRPFQLDATIPEGGMDRRDYLERKFGADRADSVYDRVREAGAEEGIAFAFDRIERSPNTLNAHRVIRWAGEDGRQDAVVERLFSLYFLEGANLSDPAVLAQAARDCGLDADRVSKLLASDADKDAVREEISLAQRMGVTGVPCFIVAGRYAVMGAQPPEVIADALSRAEADRTDD, encoded by the coding sequence ATGACAGATTCGGACACCGCCCTCACTCTCGACGTCGTCTCCGACGTGATGTGCCCGTGGTGCTTCATCGGCAAGCGGCGGCTGGAAACGGCGCTCGCCGGCCGGGATCCCGGCGCGCCGGCGGTCGAGGTGCACTGGCGTCCCTTCCAGCTCGACGCGACCATCCCCGAGGGCGGCATGGACCGGCGGGACTATCTGGAGCGCAAATTCGGCGCCGACCGGGCCGACAGCGTCTATGACCGGGTTCGCGAGGCGGGCGCGGAGGAAGGCATCGCCTTCGCGTTCGACAGGATCGAGCGGTCGCCCAACACGCTAAACGCCCATCGCGTGATCCGCTGGGCCGGCGAGGACGGCCGGCAGGACGCGGTGGTGGAGCGGCTCTTCTCGCTCTATTTCCTGGAGGGGGCCAATCTCTCCGACCCGGCGGTTCTCGCCCAGGCGGCACGCGATTGCGGGCTCGATGCGGACAGGGTCTCTAAGCTACTCGCCTCGGACGCCGACAAGGACGCCGTGCGCGAGGAGATCTCGCTCGCCCAGCGCATGGGCGTGACGGGCGTACCCTGCTTCATCGTCGCGGGGCGCTATGCGGTGATGGGCGCGCAGCCGCCGGAGGTCATCGCGGACGCCCTCTCGCGGGCGGAGGCCGACCGGACCGACGACTGA
- a CDS encoding acetyl/propionyl/methylcrotonyl-CoA carboxylase subunit alpha, whose amino-acid sequence MFSSVLIANRGEIACRIIRSARALGMRTIAVYSQADAGALHVRLADEAHPIGPPEPSESYLNGERIIETALKAGAQCIHPGYGFLAENAGFAEACAKAGLVFVGPPPDAIRAMGLKDAAKALMETAGVPVVPGYHGDRQETDFLREKAYQIGYPVIVKAVAGGGGKGMRRVTRHQDAADAIDACKREAKAAFGDDRMLVEKYVSSPRHIEMQVFADAAGNAVHLFERDCSMQRRHQKIVEEAPAPGLTEEMRAAMGEAAVAAAKAVGYVGAGTVEFIADASRGLRADAFYFMEMNTRLQVEHPVTEMITGLDLVELQFRVAAGEALPVAQGEVAASGHAIEARLYAEDPAGGFLPQSGRLVRLSWPEETEDLRVDTGVEEGAVISPHYDPMIAKLIAHGSDREAARRRLVDALERTAVLGLRTNLGFLSRVLCADAFVEATFDTGFVDGHAAALVPRPERARTIGLTAAGWLEHLRLAGLERDRRLTDEPASPWSTMTGWTLGLARTDRLHLTVNGMPADIDLSWTASGELHVEEGETETRLDAARFETASDGTGHLRLRLDGHDLQAVMWRDEAASAVYLDCDGEHFDIREQALRGPDEVAGGGTIVRAPMSGRIVSLLVAEGDRVAAGDRLAILEAMKMEHPLVAGADAVVTSFGAGEGDQVSEGDIIVSLEPVDGES is encoded by the coding sequence ATGTTTTCCTCTGTGCTGATTGCCAATAGGGGCGAGATCGCCTGCCGGATCATCCGCTCCGCGCGTGCGCTCGGCATGCGCACAATCGCCGTCTATTCGCAGGCCGATGCCGGCGCGCTCCATGTGCGGCTTGCCGACGAGGCTCACCCCATCGGTCCGCCAGAGCCCTCGGAAAGCTATTTGAACGGCGAGCGGATCATCGAAACCGCGCTGAAGGCGGGCGCGCAGTGCATCCATCCGGGTTACGGCTTCCTCGCGGAGAACGCGGGGTTCGCTGAGGCCTGCGCGAAGGCGGGGCTCGTGTTTGTCGGCCCGCCGCCGGACGCGATCCGAGCCATGGGCCTCAAGGACGCCGCCAAGGCGCTGATGGAGACGGCCGGCGTGCCGGTCGTCCCGGGCTATCACGGCGACCGGCAGGAGACGGATTTCCTGCGCGAGAAGGCCTATCAGATCGGCTATCCGGTGATCGTCAAGGCGGTCGCCGGCGGCGGCGGCAAGGGCATGCGGCGGGTGACGCGCCATCAGGACGCCGCCGACGCCATCGACGCGTGCAAGCGCGAGGCGAAGGCCGCCTTCGGCGACGACCGGATGCTGGTTGAGAAATACGTCTCCAGCCCCCGCCATATCGAGATGCAGGTCTTCGCCGACGCGGCGGGCAACGCCGTCCATCTCTTCGAACGCGACTGCTCCATGCAGCGCCGCCACCAGAAGATCGTGGAGGAGGCGCCCGCACCGGGCTTGACGGAGGAGATGCGCGCGGCGATGGGCGAGGCGGCGGTCGCCGCGGCGAAGGCCGTCGGCTATGTCGGCGCCGGAACGGTGGAGTTCATCGCCGATGCGAGCCGTGGGCTGAGGGCGGATGCCTTCTATTTCATGGAGATGAATACGCGACTCCAGGTGGAGCATCCCGTGACGGAGATGATCACCGGTCTCGATCTGGTGGAACTTCAGTTCCGGGTCGCGGCCGGCGAGGCGCTGCCCGTCGCGCAAGGGGAGGTGGCGGCGAGTGGCCATGCCATCGAGGCGCGGCTCTATGCGGAGGACCCGGCGGGCGGTTTCCTGCCCCAGAGCGGCCGGCTGGTGCGGCTGTCCTGGCCGGAAGAGACGGAGGATCTGCGCGTCGATACGGGCGTGGAGGAGGGCGCGGTCATCAGCCCCCATTACGACCCGATGATCGCCAAGCTCATCGCCCATGGCAGCGACCGGGAGGCCGCGCGGCGGCGCCTTGTCGACGCGCTCGAGCGGACGGCGGTTCTGGGCCTGCGGACCAATCTGGGGTTCCTGTCGCGCGTTCTGTGTGCGGACGCCTTCGTCGAGGCCACCTTCGACACGGGCTTCGTCGACGGTCATGCGGCCGCGCTGGTGCCGCGGCCCGAGCGCGCGCGCACCATCGGGCTCACCGCGGCCGGCTGGCTGGAGCATCTGAGGCTCGCAGGGCTTGAGCGCGACCGCCGGCTCACCGACGAGCCGGCCTCGCCCTGGAGCACCATGACCGGCTGGACGCTCGGGCTCGCGCGCACCGACCGGCTTCATCTCACCGTCAACGGCATGCCCGCCGATATCGACCTCTCATGGACCGCCTCCGGGGAGCTTCATGTGGAAGAGGGGGAGACCGAAACCCGACTCGACGCGGCGAGGTTCGAAACCGCGTCCGACGGCACGGGCCACCTCCGGCTGCGCCTCGACGGCCACGACCTGCAGGCGGTGATGTGGCGCGACGAGGCGGCGTCCGCCGTCTATCTCGATTGCGACGGCGAGCATTTCGACATCCGCGAGCAGGCGCTCAGGGGCCCCGACGAGGTCGCGGGCGGCGGAACCATCGTGCGCGCGCCCATGTCGGGCCGCATCGTCAGCCTGCTGGTGGCCGAGGGCGACCGCGTGGCGGCGGGCGACAGGCTCGCGATCCTCGAGGCGATGAAGATGGAGCACCCCCTCGTCGCCGGCGCCGATGCGGTGGTGACGTCGTTCGGCGCGGGAGAGGGCGATCAGGTCTCGGAAGGCGATATTATCGTATCTCTGGAACCGGTTGACGGTGAAAGCTGA